ACTGTTTCAAAACCACCTTCAGCAATATCTCCCAACCAAATAGAAGCCCACATAAGTCTTGCACCTACACAGATTGTTTGTATGATGAGATCATCGTTGTGTACTTCTGTTTGCTGAAGCCGGGAAGGCCGAATAGTGCTTTTGCGAGTCCGACGgctgcagctcagcttcACTAAAGCGTGGCCGGTGCGGCATTGTGTAACAGTCATCTTGAGGAGAGTAGGCTAATTCAGAATTTCATGACAGAGCGTCATATGGCAGACAATACTCATGACGTGCCCCTGAAAGCCGTACAGATGGACAAGCCTGAGATACTAGTCTCTGACCTTATTTGTCTTGGTGTTTGGCCATCTAGCATCTATAGTAGTGCATAATTGAGTGAATGCATTTTCGAAGCATACGACGGTTTTGCTATGCACGCATTTCATTTGACACATTTTACATATACTTTCGAGGCTGTCACCGAAACTAGTAGGTGATggtgaagaaaaatagaaaagaaggcagtagagaaaagagagatttAGCAAGATGGTCTGCGAGATATCAAAGGGCCCATGGAGTACTTGATAATGACTATAAACATGAATTGGTATACTTGACTCTCCGATTCGTCTATCACTTGTGTTATGAAGGCTTAgtgtacatgcatacatcTGTTAAGCTACAAAGATTATGACAGTATTGCTCATACTCTGTATGTGAATTTCATCAAGTGTCTATATCTCTAAATGGAGAGAACCCAATTGCATGTAATTTCAACCTAAGGCTTAATGCCGCGTCTCAGGTGACGAAGCATAGACCGCAGGCTAGGCTGAGTTCTACTCAAGCGTGTCAAGCATCATGATAACCAATTACCTATAGTCCTATATTACGTGTGACTACATGTCAAGCCAGCAAGCATCTCCGAACCTTTTTGGAAATCTATAGCCCTGCACGGGAAGCTGCCGTAGCACAGATGACACAGCCCCCGCCACCTCTTCCGCAATATGTGCCTTTGCGCTGCATCCATAGCCGCACTTCTCTTTAAGCGCGGCTGCCGAATGGTACTGGGTTTCAACTTCCATGTTTCTACTCCTTCTCCTGAATGGTCAATATACGGAATGTGGAAGATTGACAAACACAAAGCGGGAGCGGGCAGCACGACAATAGAAATGAGATGGGAGCTGAAGCATTGTCGGACTCACCGCTTCCAACTGAACGGCTCCTCGCATTATACAGGCTTGTAAATGGACATGCAGTGCGCTTAACACGAAAATAGACAGCTCGGTACTCTGCTATCATTGGCCCTAATACGAATGTTTTGGTGAAGCGACCCCAATTTTATCCTCATGTACTCTAGAAGGAGATGCCGAACAGCAGTTTGGTAGGATCCCTCTCGTCTTTtgagggaagaagaaacgcAAACGtgtgaaaagagaggaaggcGTTGAAGATGGTTCTGCTAGCGATTTGCCTTTCTGGAAAAGTCTATAAGTAGAGGGCGAAGAGACACCAAGTCCTGGAAAATTGAACAAACGATACAACACTCGCAACAATCAAGACCACAGTCGACCATCTATTCCCgatcaatcttctttttgggCTATCTCGCTCTTTTCACATTCACCATCTGCATGTATATCATCGAGGAATACCAGTTTGTTTTCCTCATCTTGGATTTTCTCTCGCTTACTATTGTATTTTCTTACTACTTCTTCACTGTCCTTGTCTTGATATCCATATTCTTACCCAGAATCAATATATCTCCCAGCTTTCTAGAGCTATTGATCCCGACACTCTAGAGCTATGAAGTTCTGGTGGATTTTGGGCCTCTTGGCAGCtgtcggcatcgtcgtcgcgGCCCCTCCTATCAATGATTTCCTCGGTATTCACACTCTTGATCTTGACAATCGTACCTCTGGTGCTGCCATCCACCCCCCTCCGGAGAACGACGGTAGGTGTGGTTCCCAGCCACAGTCCGAGCCGCGATTCTACAACTCTGTCACAAAAGGTGAGTGTGACTGCTATTCTTGGGTTCCACAACATTATGATAGGTTGTGCTAATTAATGCTGAACTGCAACTTGTGTAGGTTTCTACGTCAACGGCACCACTCTCCCCGAGATCAAGTTTGATGTGGGGGAATCGTATGCTGGAAATCTCCCTATCAGCAACAAGCGCAACGAAACCGatgagctcttcttttggttCTTTCCGACGAACAACGAGGAGCATCAGGATGATAAGGAAATTGTCATCTGGCTCAGTGGCGGGGTAAGTTCATCTGCATGCACAAACTTAAATCTCTTCGCTCGTTCAGCGTGCTAACCAAGAAACGAATTAATGATAGCCTGGATGCTCGTCAATGCTCGCTATTCTTCAAGAAAATGGCCCCCTCTCATGGCAACCTGGGACGTTAGAGCCCACCCACAACCCTTTCAGCTGGCACCTCCTCACCAACGTCGTCTGGATTGATCAGCCTGTCGGCACGGGGTTTTCCAAGGGTAATGCCAGCATCACAGACGAAGACGGACTTGCCGAGCAATTCAAGGGTTTCTGGCGTAATTTCGTTGACACCTTTGGCATGCATGGCTGGAAAGTCTACATCGCGGGCGAATCGTGGGCAGGCGCATACGGTCCATATATTTCAAGCCATTTTATCGACGCCAAGGACACGGATTACTTCGATGTACAAGGATTAATAATCTATGATGGGATCATGTTTGACCAAGCTTTGCAAAGCAACGTACCCATCCTACCGTTCATCACCCGCTACCAGGATATACTTCCATTCAACGACATCCAGCTGTCTACATACCGTGGTACCCACGAAGATTGCGGTTTCGCCGATCACTTTGACAAATATCTTGTGTTCCCTCCCTCAGGTATACAGCCTGATCTCAATTCGAGCACCACTGATGTCAACTGCATCTTTCTACAAGACAATGTGTTTGATCAGGCTCGTTTGTCGAATCCTTGTTTCAATTGGTACAACATTGTCGACTACTGTCCCCTTCTTTACGACGGAAGTGGCGATACTAGCTTCCCCTTCCGCACTAATGCTAGCTATTTTAACCGCCGCGAAGTCCAAAATGCGATTCATGTCTCTCCTTCAGTCGATTGGATTGTGTGCAACCCACAGCATGTCTTCTCGACCCACGACAGCCTTGATCATTCTCCTCCCGCAGGCTTCAAACAACTTCCCCATGTCATCGACACAACCAAAAATGTCATTCTTGCCGCAGGTGGTCTCGACGCATTGGTTCCCATAAACGGAATCGTGCTGGGAATTCAAAACATGACGTGGGGTAATGAGATGGGTTTCCAATACAAGCCGCAGGATCCATTTTACGTCCCGAGATACGGAATCAACCGCACCGACACTGGCTTTACCGGTTACGGCTCCAATTTACCAGCTTCATATGGCGTTCTGGGTACAACTCACCACGAACGTGGTCTGACGTTTGTAGCGACAAAACTAGCTGGGCATCAAGGGCCCGCGTATGGGCCTGCGGCTTCGTTCCGTCACCTGGAGAAGTTGCTAGGAAGAGTAAAGAGCCTGAGCAGCACTGAGCCGTTTACTCTTCCACAGCTGCGAAACATCTCTCAGCCAGCTAGGAACACCCTGGGCAAGGGTACCATGCCGATCCCCTAGCTATGAGGGGATACGTCTCAATATGGTACATATTCAGGTATCCAAGGTGAGATGGAGCATATGTACCTCCTTTGGGGCAAGAAATGAGGTGTATGTAGATACTCAGTGTTGACACTGAGTAGTCTACTCTAGAGTGTAGGTGGAATGGGTTTGGGTCCGGTTTCGAACAGATTGTTTGCAACATCACAAGATTACTTTCTTTCGTTCGTGAAAGCCCTGGCGCTTTCTCCCTTTTAGATAGATTCCTTTGCCGTTTGGTATTACTTTGCAATGCAAGTCCCCATATTCGTTTTGACTCTATCGCCGTCTTATGCTTTGTAGATGGTACACGTTCGCCTTCAGTAGACAACTCATGACCATGTTTTCCCAGTTACCTTCTCCTACATCTTAGCTGATTCGAAGACTCTACATGTTACTTCTCATTCCTTCTATTCCTCACCTCATTGCCATGAACGTTCATTCAGACGAGTTGATAGATGCGCAGCCAGTAATTAGAGCCATATGCAACCTATACGTATTCTTTGGCAAAGACGTGTCTGACATATTTGTCTATATCACTCAGCAGATCTTACCATCTTCTCACTTACTGCGAGTTCCAGCCAATGAGGCGCGTGTGAATGGTCAAGATAAAAGGTAGATATAACACGCATGTTGTCAGATGAGAAATCCCACGACAACATCATTCGGTAAGAGCAGGACCCCCTTTTTTATCTAACATAAACACCATCAATGAAGTTTCACGACACCAAAGAGAGGAAATTAATGAATTCTTTTGCAGAGCTTTACACTTAACTTAAgggagccattatccagcaccccatTTCTATTATCTAACAccctaaaaataaaaagagaagttatccagcgccttaattatattatttagtACTCTAGCTATAGGTTaggctactactgctattactactgctattattttaataagtacCTAGCAgctatatatttaatatataaattagctgtcttattatactatagtaCTATAATTAGAATATTAGATAAAAATTAGGGTGCTTGATAACTTCTCCCTaacttaagcttatttaaagTCTTGATTTTCACTACACACTTACCCAGAAGATCCGCCATTGTACCGCCCCTGATCCACTGATTGAAAGTCGAGGGCAGAATCCCCACATAGCATATAGCGTTAATATTGATCGAATCGAACATATTTGATACCACACTATCATTCACATGCTGCATTTTGGCGGTTATTGCTCACATGCATCAATGAGTATCATCCCATATGGCCAAGCACGAATTTTTACACACAAGTCACATTCATCGCTCAAGACGTGACACATCATAAAGGCACACGCACAAGGTTTATAAAAGCGCTGCTTCATTCATCAAACTGAAAGCCAATCAGACTATAGCCAAACTACGTACACTTTCGCTCCTCCCAAGCACACGGAGCCAGCTTCGTTGTAGCCCTACCCTCCCTTAGCCCAATCTGtagacaaagagagagtgaCAGAGTGACAGAGACTgacacagagagagagagagtctagagagaaaaagagtctagagagagacagaaacAAACACTGCCGGCCTCGTCAAACCACTTCCTTTCTCATCCTTCAGCTCTCAAAAGAAGCAACCCAAccggagagaaaaagaaatacagTTAGAAGAGAAGGACCAAAAAGCAAGATCAAGACGGGCTCGACGGGTCACCCATACTACCACTACCGCCACTACCGCCACTACCGCCACTACCGCCACTACCGGTGCTCCCTCTGCTGTCATGAACGCCAAACCGCTTGGTATACATGGGCCGTCGCGCCATGTTCATTCCCATGCCAATGGGAGACCGAGGTTCCTCATCGCTTGGCTGGGTAAAACCGCTGACGTCGCTGAGCATGCTAGAACTGCGAC
This portion of the Trichoderma atroviride chromosome 6, complete sequence genome encodes:
- a CDS encoding uncharacterized protein (SECRETED:SignalP(1-18)~MEROPS:MER0001944); amino-acid sequence: MKFWWILGLLAAVGIVVAAPPINDFLGIHTLDLDNRTSGAAIHPPPENDGRCGSQPQSEPRFYNSVTKGFYVNGTTLPEIKFDVGESYAGNLPISNKRNETDELFFWFFPTNNEEHQDDKEIVIWLSGGPGCSSMLAILQENGPLSWQPGTLEPTHNPFSWHLLTNVVWIDQPVGTGFSKGNASITDEDGLAEQFKGFWRNFVDTFGMHGWKVYIAGESWAGAYGPYISSHFIDAKDTDYFDVQGLIIYDGIMFDQALQSNVPILPFITRYQDILPFNDIQLSTYRGTHEDCGFADHFDKYLVFPPSGIQPDLNSSTTDVNCIFLQDNVFDQARLSNPCFNWYNIVDYCPLLYDGSGDTSFPFRTNASYFNRREVQNAIHVSPSVDWIVCNPQHVFSTHDSLDHSPPAGFKQLPHVIDTTKNVILAAGGLDALVPINGIVLGIQNMTWGNEMGFQYKPQDPFYVPRYGINRTDTGFTGYGSNLPASYGVLGTTHHERGLTFVATKLAGHQGPAYGPAASFRHLEKLLGRVKSLSSTEPFTLPQLRNISQPARNTLGKGTMPIP